A single genomic interval of Spinacia oleracea cultivar Varoflay chromosome 6, BTI_SOV_V1, whole genome shotgun sequence harbors:
- the LOC110804612 gene encoding uncharacterized protein, with amino-acid sequence MLTGPSIDGDSQVVARLHGAVSAHMWPGMVLKSGNRILAPTLPDRQESSDEESDYEAEYEVLSGGSAELWDDIEDNWVSSIPPNASSDRKSISDAEKAEPSASKSSKCREKDKDVEFKEVEDYISDDIDKGAHLELEDLEHLMSDMQICAAIQGRCLIFRGRRWLPSWQCKWLLCLGIAAVMKELSN; translated from the exons ATGCTTACAG GTCCATCCATTGATGGTGATTCACAAGTAGTCGCACGACTTCACGGTGCGGTTTCTGCCCACATGTGGCCTGGGATGGTTTTGAAATCTGGAAACAGAATTCTTGCACCAACTCTACCCGATAGACAAG AGTCATCAGATGAAGAATCTGATTATGAAGCCGAGTATGAAGTTCTTTCTGGGGGTTCAGCTGAACTATGGGATGATATAGAGGATAACTGGGTGTCTTCCATTCCTCCTAATGCATCTTCTGACCGAAAATCTATTTCTGATGCTGAAAAGGCAGAGCCATCAGCTTCAAAGTCTTCTAAATGTAGAGAAAAGGATAAGGATGTGGAATTTAAAGAGGTTGAGGATTACATTAGTGATGATATTGATAAGGGTGCACATCTGGAGCTTGAGGATTTGGAGCATTTAATGTCAGATATGCAAATATGCGCAGCAATTCAAGGTCGATGCCTGATTTTCAGAGGCAGGAGATGGCTGCCAAGTTGGCAATGCAAATGGCTGCTATGTTTGGGGATTGCAGCGGTGATGAAGGAGTTGAGTAATTAA